In Isosphaera pallida ATCC 43644, the sequence CGTGCGTAATTTTTCATCGGTCAAGGTGAAGTGATGCGGACAGGCTTCGGCGGTGACGCGCACCCCGCGGCGTTTGCCCTCGCGCACGAGTTCGACAGCGCGGGCCGTCGAGATGTGTTGGATGTGCAGGCGTCCGCCGGTGATCTCGGCCAGGCGGATGTCGCGGGCCACCATGATGTCCTCTGCAGCCGGGGGCATCCCGCGCAGACCGAGACGGGCCGACTCGAACCCTTCGTTCATGACCGCGCCTTCGGTCAATTCCATGACCTGACAGTGCTGCATGATCGCCAGATCGAAGAGATTGGCGTATTCCAACGCCCGACGCATCAGTTCGGCGCTCGAAACGGGCGAGCCGTCGTCGGTGAAGGCCACTGCGCCTCCTTCGACTAGGCGTCCCAGTTCGGCGAGTTCGCGGCCCTCGCGGCCCTTCGAGACCGCTCCGACCGGCAAGACGTGGGCGCGGGCGGCACGCCTGCCCTGCAAGACCACGAACTCGGCGGCTCCCTGCGAGTCGATGGGGGGGGTGGTGTTGGGCATCGCGGCGATCGTGGTTACGCCGCCGGCCAGAGCCGACGCTGCGCCGCTGGCGATCGTCTCGCTGGCCTCGTCCCCCGGCTCCCGCAAATGCACATGTACGTCGATCAAGCCGGGACAGACGATCAAGCCCGTTGCGTCAAGCTCCACATCGGCGCGCTCCGGGGCACCCGGGGGTCGCGGCCCGACGCCGAGAATCCGGCGGTCTTGAATCCAAAGGTCGTCGATCCGGTCCACCTGATGAGCTGGGTCGATGATTCGTCCGCCATGAATCCGAGTGAAGGTCACGTCGGTCTGATCCTCCGTCTGGATGGTGCCGGTGAGGGAATAGACGGCCCGACCCGCCGGGGGTCATCCCAAGGAGACCGCCGGCGCGTCCGGGGAAGACGGTGAGCCACCGCCAACCTGGGCGGCCGGGGCGGTTTTGCCGCTGATGAGGTACAGGACCGCCATGCGAACCGCCAAACCGTGGGCAACTTGGTCGAGGATCGCCGATTGGGGACCATCGGCCACCTGGCTTTCCAGTTCGACGCCGCGATTGATCGGACCGGGAGCCAGAATGAGCAGGTCCGGCTTGGCCAGCGCCAGGCGGCGGCTGGTCATGCCGTAGAAGTGGGAGTACTCGGCCAATGAGGGGAATAACCCGCGCTGCTGACGCTCGAATTGAATCCGCAGGACGTTGATCACGTCGCAGCGGGGCAAAACCCGGTCGAGATGATGATCAACCTCGCAGCCGAAACGCTCGAACCAGCGGGGGACCAGGCTGGGCGGACCACACAAAATGACCTTGGCCCCCAACTTAAGCAGACCGTGGAGGTTGGAGCGGGCCACCCGCGAATGCAGAATGTCGCCCAGCAAACCGACCGTCAGACCCTCCAACCGCCCCTTGGCCTTGCGGATGGTCATCAGGTCGAGCAAGCCCTGAGTTGGATGTTCGTGCGCGCCATCGCCCGCGTTGATGATGGAAGCCTGACATGAGCGCGCCAACAAATGAGCCGCGCCGGGAGTCGGGTGCCGCACCACCAGAACGTCTGCCCCCATCGCCTCCAGGTTCCAAGCGGTGTCCAGCAGTGACTCTCCCTTGGAGAGGCTGGAGACCGAGGCGTTGAAATCCTGAACATCGGCGGATAGACGCTTGGCGGCGATCGAAAACGAGGTGCGGGTGCGGGTCGAGTTCTCGAAGAACAGGTTGAACACCACTTTGCCCACTAATGCGGGCACCTTTTTCCGCGAGCGCTGGCCAACCTCAAGAAACGACTCGGCAGTGTCAAGGATCGCCAGAATGTCGTTGGCTCCCAACTCCTCCAAACTCAGAAGGTGTTTGCGGGTCCAAACCGGGGTCTCCCGGCGCTCACCCGTCAAGGGTGGGGAAGGTGACGACCCGCGGAGGGCGTCGGCGGTTTTGCCGAGGGTTCCCGGAAACATGACGATCACTCCCTTGAGCCAAGCCAAGACACGAACCACACCCGACCAGACTCGCCAAGCCACCAACTCGGTCCGACCCGTGGCAAACCTCGGCGGCGACGGCGTGGAGCAGGCAACGGGTTGGCAAGTCGAACACTGAGAACGAAACGAGAAGAACCCAAAACCAGCCGGGTTACTCTTATTCCAACGTCCGAGCGGGCGACGCGGTGGTCTCCGCGTCGTCGATTCGAACAATTCCCTCCACCGGATCGATCGGCTTGATGAAGACCTGAACCCGCTGGTCGCGGCGGGTTCGCAGACTCAATCCCACGTAGTCGGCGTGAACCGGCAGCTCCCGATGATCCCGGTCGACCGCCACCGCCAGGCGAATCCGAGCCGGGCGGCCCAGATCGCACACTGCGTTGAGTGCAGCGCGAAGGGTCCGCCCAGTGAAAAGCACGTCATCCACCAAGATGATGCAGCAACCCTCAACGGGAAACGGAATCGATGTTCCGTTGAGTACCGGCCAGCGTGGAGCGTGATCCAGGTCATCGCGGTACAAGGTGATGTCCAACGCGCCCACCGGGACCGCGCGGCCCAGACGCGCTTCTAATCGCGCGGCGATGCGCTCGGCCAAGGGCACCCCCCGAGTGTGGATTCCGACCAACCCCAATGCGGGAGGATTCATGATCCCACTCTTCGCGGCGCGGTCCTCTCCCTCCCATCCAGCGCGCCAGTCGTCAGCGATCTGGCGCGCCAGGTCGTCGATTAGGGCTTCGAGACCGGCTGCGTCGCACAGGGTCAACCGAGCGTTCGAATCCATCATCTGACTCCCCGCCTCGTGGGCGGTCCCAAATGTAGCAAACCGGTCAAGATTCACGCAACCAACTCCACCGACAAGCGATCAGGATCCCCCCCAGTTCCTCAGCATGGCCTGGTCTGCCAACCATGAATTTTTGGCGAACGCTTGACCGATGGCCTACAAGAAGAACGTCCGCTCGATCGCGTTGACCCCCTGGCAACGCGAGCTTCATGTTCCGTGACCACTTTGAAAAGGCTCACGTCCAATGGCTAACATTGTTGAAACCGCCGTCTCGGCAGGTTCGTTCAATACGCTGGTCGCCGCGGTCAAGGCCGCCGATCTGGTGGAAACCCTCTCGGGACCCGGCCCCTTCACGGTTTTCGCCCCCACCGATGAGGCTTTCGCCAAACTCCCGGCTGGTACGGTCGAAGAGTTGGTCAAGCCTGAGAATAAGGCCAAGCTGACTGCGATCCTGACCTATCACGTCGTCAGTGGCAAGCATATGGCCTCCGACGTGGTAGGAATGACCGAAGTTCCCACTGTTCAGGGAGCCAAGGCCAAGATCAGCACCGAAGGCGGACCCAAGATCGACTCAGCCAACATCGTCAAGACCGACATCGTGTGCGACAATGGCGTGATTCACGTCATCGACGCGGTCATCATGCCGCCTCAGTAAGCGAATTGGCACACCAACGGGGTCAACCATCTTCGCTCACTCACCCACTTGTTAGCGGTCACTGACCCCAATTGCTTAGCGGTCACTGACCCCAATTGCGATGATGACATCCTTTCCCAATCATCCCCCAAGCGGCCATGCCGGACGTCTGGTGGGATGATTGGGTTATTGATTGTCAGGGCGACGGCAAAGCGGGATCTTCCAAGACACAACGTATTTCTTCCTGTCATGGCGTCTGGCGTTGAGGGTCGCTCCTGTGGACTCTCAAACGATTCGGAGCTACCCTGGGAACGTCGCGCGGAATGACTCCGACCAGAAAACCTTGGTAAGTCTCGACGGTGACTGTCGTCCGCTCGACCATCACGCTCCCCTCTTACACTCCACCAGATTGTCACTGGGGCCACCTGCAGGGCCGAGGCGAGCGAGGATGCTATATCTTCGACACGCGAGGTTGGACGATGCGCTGCGTTGCGACGCTGGTGGAAGGCGACCCATCAAGTCCCGAGACGATCTCGGATCGGATTCTCAAGGAGTGGGACTCGTTTCAAGGCGACTTGGCCTTCCTCGCCGCCACCCCACCTCTGACTGCGGCGCTCGGCGACCTGACCCGCCGCTTGCTGAATCGCGGCGTGGTGCGCAATGTCATTGGCGTCACCGCCGAATCAGTTGCCGGAGTGGCCCGCGAGGTCGAGGGCCTGCCCGCGTTGACCGCCTGGGCGATCCAGCTTCCCGAAGGCTCGCGGTGTGACACCTTTCGTCTGACGTCCTCGGAAGCTCCCTTGGGCGACTGGGTCGATTCCGTTCGAATTGACCCTGCGCCAGTGAGTCGCGTTTCGCTGACCGAAAAAGACAAGAACAAATTGGTGATTTTACTGGCCGACCCCTTCAGCTTCGCCGCCGACGAGTGGTTTTCTCGTTTAGAAGAGGAAAAGATTGGACTGAGGGTCATCGGCGGCATGGCCAGCGGAGCCAACCGCCCCGGAGGCAATCGCCTGGTGATCGACGGCGCGGTGGTTCAGCAAGGAGCCGTCGGCGTGGCCCTTTCTGGTCCGTTCGTAGCAGAAACCGTCGTCAGCCAAGGATGCCGACCGATCGGACGCCACTTTGTGGTTACCAAAGTTGATCGCAACATCCTCCACGAGCTGGGACGTCGTCCCGTCATCGAGGTGCTGCGTGAACAACTCGAAACCCTGTCCGACGCAGAAACCGCCAAGCTCCGCAACGGCGGTCTCCACATTGGCCGTGTCATTAATGAGTACCAAGAACGGTTTGAACGCGGCGACTTCTTGATTCGCAACGTCATTGGTATCGCTGAGGAACAATCTCTGGCGATCTCCGACCTGCCTCGGGTCGGTCAAACGGTTCAATTCCAACTACGCGACGCCCAAACCGCCGACGAGGATCTCACCGACCTTCTGGGACGCCCCGAATTGAAAGGAACCAAGGGCGCATTGATGTTCACCTGCAACGGTCGGGGAACTCGTCTGTTTGACCAACCACACCACGACGCACAGGCCTTGGCCAACGCGGTTGGGCCGATTCCTGCGGCCGGTTTCTTTGCGATGGGCGAGTTCGGTCCAGTGGGCGGTCGGAACTTCATTCACGGCTTCACCGCCAGTTTTGCCCTGTTCAAGTCTGCCCCCCACCCCGCTGGCGCAAGCTGATCCACCCGCCCCGCCCCCTTGATGGTTTGGCGGAGTCCGTCGTTGGTTCTTGGACCGTGGAGTCAAATGGCGATGCGACGTGCCAAGTTGGAGGAATAACACGACTCGTTCTCGTCACAGGAGAGACTGACGAGGCAAGACAACACCAACGGGATTCCTCGTTCCGCTGACGGCATCGTTGGAGGATTCCGAAACGTGGCGAAATTACCACGTTGAAAGGCGTGATTGGGCCGCTTATGCTCGACTTCAACCAGTTGTTTTGTCAACTTGAGCGGCCTGAATCTCACGCCTCCGGCTCGTTGAAGATTGAATACGCCCGCTCGATTGACTCCTTCCTTCTTTAACCGTGCCGGACGCCCACGAGTTAGCCGCCATGTCCGCCGACGATCGCTCCTTGTTGGATTCGGCTCCGGAACCAACCGGCACGTCCACGCAAGCTCCCGCGAAACCTTCCAACACGCGGCGACGTTCCGGCTCCAAACCATCTCCCGAGCAGCGAAAAGCAGCGCGGGACGCCCAGGCCGTCGAATTGGCAGAGCGTCTGATTGCCACGCTTCACTCGCACCGAAGCTCAGGCGGCAACGCCCAGCCAATGCGGGAGACCGACCTGGCTAAAGCCTGTTCCGTCGGCGTCAAACAAGCGGTGTATCGGGCCGCCATTCACACCAAGCAATTCACGTCTCAAGTCGCGTTGCTCAAGTTCCGAAAGCCGAGAGGCTCCAACCAACCCAGTCCCCCAACGTGGGTGGCCTTCAAAGACGACCTGGCCAACCCAGATGTGGTCAAACGACTGGTGGCATCCGTGATCCAGGCGTTGCGGGTTCCCTCCAGGCAAATTTACGCCCTGAATTCGCTCAATCTTCGTCCCGATTGTTCCAAAGAAGCCCGGGCGACGCTGTCCAAAACCCTCGCCCGGATCGCCGCCGAGTCCCCCTTAGACCCGCCGCCAAAAATCGGCTTCCTCCGGAGCAACGCAACGGTTTACGCCTTTCTGCTGGAGGATGTGATCGGCGCAGTCAACGAGAAGACGACGTCGAACGCCCCCCCTCCAGCCGTCCCCCAACCCTCTCCCCCACTTGCCTCCGCATCCCCTTCAATTTCGATCCCCACCGACTTCGCCGAGGCATTTCGCCAAGCGTTCACACGGTTGGATCGACGCAACGGAGGCACCAACTTTGTGCGATTGCTCGAATTGAGGCAAGCTCTGCCGCAATTCGATCGCGCGACGTTCGACGCGGGATTAAACCAACTTCGACGCCAATGGGAATTCTCTTTAGAAGCCCATGAGGGTCTTCATGTACAGATCTCTCCTGAAGAGCGCGAATCCGGCATACCGGAAATGGGGACGTTGTTGATTTACGTCTCCCGGAGATAAACCCAATGGCCTCTCGACCAACAACCCAGAGCAATGGCCAAGCCGTGGGTCCAGACCAGTTCCTGGCCGCCATGCGGACCAACCCCTTCCTGGCTAGCAGAGCCGACGAACCTAGCGACTTCGAAACGTCGATGCCTATTCCCGACGTGGAGTCGATCCATGAATACGAGTTTTTTCAACTCCAAAACGCATTCCACCACGTCAAGACTCAACCCAAGTCGATGGGCGTCATGGTCACTGGTGGAGCTGGAGTTGGCAAAAGCCATTTGCTCAACCGGTTTTATCATTGGTTGAAACAGCGGGAGCCCCATTCCAAATCTCCGCGCGCCTGTAGCGTCTACCTGCACAACATCCTGTCGGCACCCGAATATCTTCCACGCTACATGCTGAAATGTATTTTCAATCGATTGACTGAAGGAAACGCGACCCCCTGGAACCACACGCCGCTGGCTCGCCTCAGCAACGCCCTCCTTCATTCAATTGGGGAGCAAGCCAAGCGTCAAAACCTGACCAAGGTCCACGTTGCTCAAGCGGTTTCCATGCTCCAGAGTCGAGCCGATTGGCGCGGCCTGGAATCTGACGTCGTTCACGCGCTGCTGATGTTGGCCAACTTCACGGCGGTGCCGAAATCGGAATCCGAACTGCAACCTGATCAAAAGGAAAAACGTCGCGCCGCCCTCACTTGGCTCTCAGGCGATCCCATCGACCTCACCCAGGCCAACCATCTCGGCATCAGCACCACCAACGCCGATCAGGATGAACAAACCGTCTCAATGCGCGACGATGCGGTGATCGAATCGACGCTTCGGGGTTTGGCAGCGATGGCGGCTCTGGGCGGACAGCCCTTTGTCATCATCATTGATCAAATTGACAATTTGAGTTCTGCACAGCTTCTCGCACTCTCTCGGTTCCTCCATGTCATTATTGACCATGCGTCCAACACGTTGGTGATCAGCTCGGGAGTGACCCAGTCGCTGGAAGCGTTCCGGTCCTCGGGAAGCTTGGGAGTCACCCAGGAGGCGATTCCGCAAGCCGCTTGGGATCGCTTGGCCAGTTACTCGGTCCAGGTTCGACCGATTCGTCAGGAAGAAGCCCTCCAGATTCTGGAAAGCCGCCTCAAACTCAAGCTGGATCTTTTCAGAATGGTTCCCCCTATCGCTCAACTCATCCGCCGCGATTCCCTCTTTCCTCTGGGCCGAACCTGGTTCGACGCGACATTCGGCACTCTGGCGGAAATTCGGCCGCGGGCGCTTTTGAATGCCGCCCGCGAGCGGTGGGATCAACTCTGTCTTCAATTGATCAAGCAGGGATTTGACTCTTGGATTCGTTCCTGGTCCCAAGCCCAAACCGATGCGCCGGTTCAACCGTCCTGCCCAGCCAAACCAAGCTGTTCGATTGAAGAACTCATCGATCAGGAGATCGACCTTCGCATTCAAGAGCGTATTCGTCAACTCACACTCGAGCCTAGCGAATTAGCTATCGACGCCCAGAACTTCCAGGAAATTCTCGCCAACCTTCTCACCCATTGCCGCAACCAACCTGATCGCTACACTCTGGTGGACTTCACCGTTTACGATGGTTCGAAGAGCCCCAAACCCCCCTTCCAACTGACCGTTGAGGAACGACGCGCACCCAACCAAGACACGGTCACCAGTGGGGTGACGATTGTCACTGCCGGAGGGAACGCCGCCAGCCACGCGCTTCATCGACTCCTTCACTGTCGGAACAGCCCTGGCCCGCGCTACCATCCTCCCAACCATCGCTATCTTTTCATAGCCAAAACCGAGAATGTCCTTCTTGGGTCAACCGCGATCCAGCATCTCAACGATCTCAACAAACTCGGAAAGCCTCACTTTGAACAGATCGAGATCACGCGTGAAGGCTATGCAAGTTTGAGTGCGCTGCTCGACGTGGTGCGTCAAGCCAGAAGCAACGACCTCGAAGTCGAAGATGCCGGCAAGATCTACCGGATTCGGGAAGAGGAGGTGATTGCCTCACACCACCGTCGGGGCCGCTACCTGGCGCATCCTTACCTTCGTCCGTTTTTGACCGAGGAACCGTCCCCTGCAGTTGACTCCGCCCCCTCCGTGACGACCAACTTCCCGGTGATTGGGCGGGAAGAAGCCCGGCACTTCCTGCTGGACCGGCTTTCCTACATGATCGGCTACCAAGTCAAGGAACTCACCTACTCCTACCTGGCGACCCTGGGCGACACCACCACGTCCGTTTCCGCCGACGTCGAGGCTGCTTACCATAAACGCTTCCAGGAAGCTGCCCAGGAGTTGCACCGCGAGGGCCGGTTGGTGGCCCACGCGATCAACGACGACCTGTTCGTCACTCACAAACCTCCCCAAGCAAATGAGGCCGACGAGTCGCCCCCGCCAAATTCGATCGAGGATGGCCTGGCATGAACCAGTTCGACCCGATTCCTCCCACCTTCAGCGTCTCCCAAGTCCGCTCGGCGGCGACATGTCCACGTCTGTTTTATTTCGACACCGTCAAGTCGCGTGTCGAGGGACTCGGCCGAACCTACGTCACTCGGGTTTGGAAAAGCAGCGACCGGATCACTGCCTGTGGATCCCTGTTCCACAACGCCGTCGCTCAGTTTCAGAAACACGCTTCGAGCAATCCGGAACTCTGCGACGCCACGGAATTCACCTATCACAATCCCACCACCTCCCCCCCAACTCAGGATCACCCGGTTTTTCGCGCTGCCTCCAAACTGCTTTCTAATCACTGCATCAACCTAAGTGTGTTCCACACGCGATCGCCGGATCAAAAAGCCGCCTTCACTCAGGCCGTCAACCACTACCTGCGGGAGTTGGTCGAGATCATCCGACACGCCGCCAACGACCCAACCCGACCTAGCCCAGAACAACTCCTGCTCGAACTCTTCGGCGACACCCGCCGCGCCGTCAACGTCACTTTCCAAGTCGGCAAGCAAAACGAACAAATCAATGTGCGTGGGATTCTCGACTACATCTTCTACGATCGTCGCAGAGCCGGCCATTGGATCATTGACTATAAGCTGACCCCCGCGCATCATCCCAACAATGACCTATTTCAAGTGTCGCTCTACAGCCTCATGCATGATATCCAACATGACACTCAACCAGGCGTCGCCGTCACTTACCTTCACCCCCAACCTCAACGGTTCGAGCTAAGCTGGGACCAAGTCAAAGCCAACGCACCAATCGTCCACAACCTGCTGGCTTCAATGCGGGAATGGAGCCGTTACGACGAAACCACCCAAACCGGGCTCAAACCGCCGGGCGAACCCTCTATCTGCCCATCTTGCCGCTGGCGTCATGAATGTGTCGCGCGTCTGGGTCATCGACTCGACGGAGCGCGGGTCGAACCTTCTGAAGTCAACGTCAACTCGTCGTCCCTTACGGTCGTCAAGGTCGATCCCCAACCCCAACCTTACGAACCCATCGAACCCCTTGAATCCGACGACGATGTTGAACCCAACGGTACCCTGGTCAGCCCACCGCCTGGGATGGTTGCCCCCGCCGACTTCTCCGACCACGTGGCGACTGCATCGACCCCAACCACTCCACCATCGTCAGCCACCGCGACCACAACCTCGCCCGCGCGTTCCACCCCGCGTTTGCGAGGCGCGACGTCCAAACCGTACGTCGATCCGCTCTGGATTGGTACCTTGAAACAGGGTCGAGAAGTTCGTCTGCCTCTTGACGCTTTGCCCACCCACACCGCCGTTGTCGGCGCGGCGGGCAGCGGCAAGACCTGGATGGCTAAGGTGTTGACGGAGGAAGCCCTCCTCAACGGCATTCCCGTCATCGCCATTGATCCCCAAGGGGACTTGGTCCAGTTCCTTCACGGCGCGCCGGCGTCGCGTCTGGACGCGATGCCCCCCGAACATCGGGCCCGCCATGACGAACTCCGGCGACGTATCCGAGTCCGAATTTGGACCCCGGGCAGTTCCCACGCCCGACGGTTTCGGCTCGATCCCCTCCATCTTCCCACCCGTGACCAATTCGAACACGCCGTCAAGGGCACCGATCAGGACGAACTGCAAGGGCTGATCAGCCTGACGGCCTCTCGGGTGGTGGCTCTGGCCGCGGCCGGCGGTTCGATCTCACAACAAGAGACGTTCATTCTCAAAACCCTTCAAAACCTCATTCAACAGGGGCAAACCAGCATCACCTGGTCCGAACTGGCGTCGATCGTGATGAATCCCTCGCAGGGCGGATTCCAGGAAGGCGAAGCCGACCTGCTGGTGAAACGATCGGAACGGGAGAAGCTGGCGCGGCAACTCAACACCCTCCAACATGGCACGTCAGCAAACCTGTTCAACCACGGCGAACCGCTGAGCATCCGTCGAATGGTCGAACTTGAGCCGTGGGAGGAGGGGCCCGGCGCGGTGCCTCTGAACGTGGTGTACCTCAACGCGCTGATCGACAGCGAACAAAAACGGTTTGTCGTCGCGGCGATGGCCGAGGAAATCTCTCGTTGGATGATGAACGC encodes:
- a CDS encoding fasciclin domain-containing protein, encoding MANIVETAVSAGSFNTLVAAVKAADLVETLSGPGPFTVFAPTDEAFAKLPAGTVEELVKPENKAKLTAILTYHVVSGKHMASDVVGMTEVPTVQGAKAKISTEGGPKIDSANIVKTDIVCDNGVIHVIDAVIMPPQ
- a CDS encoding AAA family ATPase; the protein is MASRPTTQSNGQAVGPDQFLAAMRTNPFLASRADEPSDFETSMPIPDVESIHEYEFFQLQNAFHHVKTQPKSMGVMVTGGAGVGKSHLLNRFYHWLKQREPHSKSPRACSVYLHNILSAPEYLPRYMLKCIFNRLTEGNATPWNHTPLARLSNALLHSIGEQAKRQNLTKVHVAQAVSMLQSRADWRGLESDVVHALLMLANFTAVPKSESELQPDQKEKRRAALTWLSGDPIDLTQANHLGISTTNADQDEQTVSMRDDAVIESTLRGLAAMAALGGQPFVIIIDQIDNLSSAQLLALSRFLHVIIDHASNTLVISSGVTQSLEAFRSSGSLGVTQEAIPQAAWDRLASYSVQVRPIRQEEALQILESRLKLKLDLFRMVPPIAQLIRRDSLFPLGRTWFDATFGTLAEIRPRALLNAARERWDQLCLQLIKQGFDSWIRSWSQAQTDAPVQPSCPAKPSCSIEELIDQEIDLRIQERIRQLTLEPSELAIDAQNFQEILANLLTHCRNQPDRYTLVDFTVYDGSKSPKPPFQLTVEERRAPNQDTVTSGVTIVTAGGNAASHALHRLLHCRNSPGPRYHPPNHRYLFIAKTENVLLGSTAIQHLNDLNKLGKPHFEQIEITREGYASLSALLDVVRQARSNDLEVEDAGKIYRIREEEVIASHHRRGRYLAHPYLRPFLTEEPSPAVDSAPSVTTNFPVIGREEARHFLLDRLSYMIGYQVKELTYSYLATLGDTTTSVSADVEAAYHKRFQEAAQELHREGRLVAHAINDDLFVTHKPPQANEADESPPPNSIEDGLA
- a CDS encoding dihydroorotase; this encodes MTFTRIHGGRIIDPAHQVDRIDDLWIQDRRILGVGPRPPGAPERADVELDATGLIVCPGLIDVHVHLREPGDEASETIASGAASALAGGVTTIAAMPNTTPPIDSQGAAEFVVLQGRRAARAHVLPVGAVSKGREGRELAELGRLVEGGAVAFTDDGSPVSSAELMRRALEYANLFDLAIMQHCQVMELTEGAVMNEGFESARLGLRGMPPAAEDIMVARDIRLAEITGGRLHIQHISTARAVELVREGKRRGVRVTAEACPHHFTLTDEKLRTFDTVYKMNPPLRTAEDVEAVIEGLIDGTIDLLATDHAPHSQEKKSQAIDVAPFGVIGLETLLPVSATALVKTERLTWPQLLGKLTEQPARLLNLTDKGHFGVGADADVTLFDPETVWTIDVNTFQSRSRNCPFHGWEVIGRVETVLVEGAIRYQRPTT
- a CDS encoding aspartate carbamoyltransferase catalytic subunit — its product is MFPGTLGKTADALRGSSPSPPLTGERRETPVWTRKHLLSLEELGANDILAILDTAESFLEVGQRSRKKVPALVGKVVFNLFFENSTRTRTSFSIAAKRLSADVQDFNASVSSLSKGESLLDTAWNLEAMGADVLVVRHPTPGAAHLLARSCQASIINAGDGAHEHPTQGLLDLMTIRKAKGRLEGLTVGLLGDILHSRVARSNLHGLLKLGAKVILCGPPSLVPRWFERFGCEVDHHLDRVLPRCDVINVLRIQFERQQRGLFPSLAEYSHFYGMTSRRLALAKPDLLILAPGPINRGVELESQVADGPQSAILDQVAHGLAVRMAVLYLISGKTAPAAQVGGGSPSSPDAPAVSLG
- the pyrR gene encoding bifunctional pyr operon transcriptional regulator/uracil phosphoribosyltransferase PyrR, which produces MDSNARLTLCDAAGLEALIDDLARQIADDWRAGWEGEDRAAKSGIMNPPALGLVGIHTRGVPLAERIAARLEARLGRAVPVGALDITLYRDDLDHAPRWPVLNGTSIPFPVEGCCIILVDDVLFTGRTLRAALNAVCDLGRPARIRLAVAVDRDHRELPVHADYVGLSLRTRRDQRVQVFIKPIDPVEGIVRIDDAETTASPARTLE
- a CDS encoding helicase HerA domain-containing protein; this encodes MNQFDPIPPTFSVSQVRSAATCPRLFYFDTVKSRVEGLGRTYVTRVWKSSDRITACGSLFHNAVAQFQKHASSNPELCDATEFTYHNPTTSPPTQDHPVFRAASKLLSNHCINLSVFHTRSPDQKAAFTQAVNHYLRELVEIIRHAANDPTRPSPEQLLLELFGDTRRAVNVTFQVGKQNEQINVRGILDYIFYDRRRAGHWIIDYKLTPAHHPNNDLFQVSLYSLMHDIQHDTQPGVAVTYLHPQPQRFELSWDQVKANAPIVHNLLASMREWSRYDETTQTGLKPPGEPSICPSCRWRHECVARLGHRLDGARVEPSEVNVNSSSLTVVKVDPQPQPYEPIEPLESDDDVEPNGTLVSPPPGMVAPADFSDHVATASTPTTPPSSATATTTSPARSTPRLRGATSKPYVDPLWIGTLKQGREVRLPLDALPTHTAVVGAAGSGKTWMAKVLTEEALLNGIPVIAIDPQGDLVQFLHGAPASRLDAMPPEHRARHDELRRRIRVRIWTPGSSHARRFRLDPLHLPTRDQFEHAVKGTDQDELQGLISLTASRVVALAAAGGSISQQETFILKTLQNLIQQGQTSITWSELASIVMNPSQGGFQEGEADLLVKRSEREKLARQLNTLQHGTSANLFNHGEPLSIRRMVELEPWEEGPGAVPLNVVYLNALIDSEQKRFVVAAMAEEISRWMMNAGGSPNHPWPLVYLDEAFDFLPAGTVKPVSKPPLIRLFAQGRKYGVCGLICTQSPRSVDQNLFSNCSTKIIGRLESAADIDRVREWFQQGGSPSWLNSRLGCAAGSFMGRWPNMMEMFEGQPFQTRPLYSLHEGAWSPERVEQEWSRWVEIQRSTSRLDARQGGVDSAVVPFR
- a CDS encoding FIST signal transduction protein; this translates as MRCVATLVEGDPSSPETISDRILKEWDSFQGDLAFLAATPPLTAALGDLTRRLLNRGVVRNVIGVTAESVAGVAREVEGLPALTAWAIQLPEGSRCDTFRLTSSEAPLGDWVDSVRIDPAPVSRVSLTEKDKNKLVILLADPFSFAADEWFSRLEEEKIGLRVIGGMASGANRPGGNRLVIDGAVVQQGAVGVALSGPFVAETVVSQGCRPIGRHFVVTKVDRNILHELGRRPVIEVLREQLETLSDAETAKLRNGGLHIGRVINEYQERFERGDFLIRNVIGIAEEQSLAISDLPRVGQTVQFQLRDAQTADEDLTDLLGRPELKGTKGALMFTCNGRGTRLFDQPHHDAQALANAVGPIPAAGFFAMGEFGPVGGRNFIHGFTASFALFKSAPHPAGAS